From a single Alkalibacter saccharofermentans DSM 14828 genomic region:
- a CDS encoding TetR family transcriptional regulator, whose protein sequence is MKDKNEKRNKLLLASMTLIKKNGFENTSVSQIVKEAGVAQGTFYLYFHSKNALVPAIASQIFDEQLLLIKDRYDESVNSLESLLQILVDVTYEITEKHKDLINFLYSGFAYDNSFETWENIYRPYYSWLETSLNSLKEKSLLTIEMNYSYLANFVVGLIEHGAESVFLSNTSVEEKNRSKEQLLRFLNHTLEPKLYL, encoded by the coding sequence ATGAAAGACAAAAACGAAAAAAGAAACAAGTTATTATTAGCGAGCATGACTCTTATAAAAAAAAATGGTTTTGAAAATACTTCCGTATCACAGATAGTCAAAGAAGCCGGCGTCGCACAAGGCACATTCTATTTATATTTTCATTCAAAAAATGCTTTAGTGCCTGCTATCGCTAGCCAAATTTTCGATGAACAGCTTCTTTTAATAAAAGACCGTTACGATGAAAGTGTAAATTCTCTTGAGAGTTTATTGCAGATTCTAGTCGATGTTACATATGAGATTACAGAAAAACACAAAGATTTGATAAATTTTTTATATTCAGGTTTCGCCTATGACAATTCATTTGAGACTTGGGAGAATATTTACAGACCTTATTACAGCTGGCTTGAAACTTCCTTAAATTCCTTAAAGGAAAAATCATTGTTGACAATAGAGATGAATTATTCTTATTTGGCAAATTTTGTAGTAGGGTTGATAGAACACGGTGCAGAGTCGGTCTTTCTATCAAACACTTCTGTGGAAGAAAAAAACCGTTCAAAAG